DNA from Coffea arabica cultivar ET-39 chromosome 10c, Coffea Arabica ET-39 HiFi, whole genome shotgun sequence:
CTGTAGGCAATAATGACCTTTTAACATTACCTTGTACCTTGCAAAGTTGAAAACCTCCTCTTGTTTTTATTACAAACCACACGAGTATTATAGGTTACTTGTGAAGTTAGGCCGAGTCAATAATAGAAATCTTCAAAGAATTTGCGCATGCATGACTAATATAGAAATCTTCAATAGTAGGTGCAGGATTGGGGGCTATGGTGGTTGATACATTGTTCTATGGGGCACTTGAGCCTTGAGAAAGTGATAAGCACTTCCAGATTAGGTTAGGTGTGGACATGCACTTTGTACTTAGATTTGACTCTAAATCATTTAGATTCATTCATGGTCATcttcatattattattacttgCTCATTTTCTTATTTACGAATTTTGGCCCTTAAtctaaattctttttttttttgtaaaaaattacaaatttatCGTTTTATTggggaggatttttttttttcaagggatGTTTCAACTTTTCAAATCTGATAAGAAGTTAATTACAATTCAATCCCCTAAATTTTCTGTAATTGATAATTTGGCAAATCCAAACGTATAACATCAGACACGAATTCCCGAATATGCCTTTAGCATATTATGATATAATTATCATGTAGTAAGATAAGTTGCCACCCTCTACATAAGCCATGGATAGTTCAGGATAACTGTCACAAAATTTTGCCCAAGAACATTTCAACTAATCCTGCCACAAACTTTTGGAAATAGAACTTTTATACCTTTTTGTAAATATTAGTTGTGCTATGCCTTCCCAAAATGCAGCTACTTTGAAAGTGTGAGAAAATGGAATTTGTTCTAAGGTTATTTCAGTGATTTTGCCCAGGGGCGGATTTAAGGTGGGGGCACTGGGGGCATGGGCCCCCACTGCCTCCCCTCAAATTTGTATAATAGTTATACAATTTTGATATAATTGTAAAGGTGCCCCCAGAGTGTTTTTAGAACAAATGTAAAAAATAGAtcacaaaatttatatcatTCACTTTCCTCCCCTGGTCTCCCATTTTTTCCCCCAACAGAGCCAAGTACCAATTATATCAgtcttttcttttggttcccACTCCCCAATTCCCTTTCCTCCTCTGGTCTCCATTTTCCCTTCACAACCGACGGCTCCTCTTTCTTCTcccatttgtacttgttggtgaatttattattcttttgcttaaaaaattagaaaaagagtagataaaaaattttgatgttatttttgcccccactaaaatttttttctggctccgccccTGATTTTGCCATAACAGAAAATTCATAATTAACAATTTTGACTAGGGTCGTACTTAACTATGGAGGTGGAGAGTGactcttctcttctttcttaAGTTTGATTTAGTAGTCAAGAAAACAATAGAATTGGCCTAAATAAAGGTTAACGATATTGGCTCAAATAAACGCCACTTATATTTGTGCTTAAATGAAATCATACTGCAAAAGGGAGAAACTTAAGCCGTGCTTTGTGGAATTTACTAGCAATGATTATGTGAAGTTTGTCCAGTTCTTTCAATTGTTTGAAACCGAAACATGAGGAATTAAAGTCAATACTCAATAATGATTTTTGAAAACATCAACTTggtccccaaaaaaaaaaaaaatcttcgaTTAGCAATTTGGGATATTGGATTCTTTCCCTGTAGGAGATACACAGAGAGCATGCTTAATTCTATAATGCTATACTTGGATATtctgaaaaacaaaagaaaaagaaaaggtgaaaattGGTGGAGAGAAAGAGATGTTAACTGTGATCTTTTGGGTACAAAGGGATAGTTGACTACTTATGGACTGAAAATTCATTCGATGTTTGTTTTACAGTGCccagaacaaaagaaaaagaaaaagtgattaCTGGTGGAGAGAGATAAACTACTAACTTTAACCTTTTAGGTGCAAAAGGGGTAATCGATTATGTAtttatgagtaaatcttatatacactgatagtatatacattatcatcgtttaatttatgacatatgtgcaaaagctgaatttcaaattcaaattttatatagttACTATTCCTCCAACGCTGACTGTGTATATATTATTGTcggtgtaggaaagattaatcctttatTTTATAGAGGGAAAACTGAACTGAAATCTCATCCTAGGATTTGTCTAATGAGTGATTAAGAACTGACTAGTATAGCATGTTTACAAGTTGCACATTTTTAGCaggtctttctttctttctctctttttttttttcagttaaaACGTATCTTTAATATATTCTAATATTCGATTTGGCTAATGGGGGTTGGTCTCAGACCAACTGCAGTTAATTTAAAAAAGTGTCTAAACGTAAAGATGCAGTAATTTATATTTATGCACATTTTTATTATAATTGTGTTATGTAAAAATTAAGACGTTTAATGTTGCAGTTACACCCATTTTTTCCTGatcctttgaaaaaaaaaaagatccatTCTCTTCATAAAAAATAAGAGGTAGAATCAATAAAGATTTCTTTTTCGATCCATCTTGatgaatcacttttttttttttttcgattcaTCTGCGTAATTAGGCTAGCGGGTGCCTATACGTAGCCTTAATGGTCTGCATATTCTTTCTAGCATTTCCAATTCTCCATCATgaatttcaaactttttttatGTCCTCTCTAAATGTAGAAGTTGGACTTAGAATCTTTTGCCATTTTCAAGCCTGGCCTCCATGGATTTTCAGTTTTGGTGTATGCTACCGTGTTATAAATTTGGCTATGCAAGGGTTTTGGCTTGACCGCCGTGTGGGCTCCAACAAGAATATGACCACGacaaaaaaattccctttttttccccctttttctagtcaaaatctcttctttaggCACGTTTTCACCGTCAGTCGAAtatcttgtttctttttcttaaaaagaGATTATGAAAGGGGGAAATGTTTAAGCTTTAAGGATGCATTTCATCCCAGATTCCCAAGTGATATCTTCTTTTAAGGGATCATCTCATGCAGTATCAGGGTTTTGTCGTCCAGGATCAACAGTTTCCATTTAGAATCCCAAGCAAGGAGATAGTATATAACTGGGAAGTTAAAGTTCCTAAATAGTACCATAATTAAAAGGAAGTATATATAGTAGTGTTTTTATACAATTTGGAGTTCAATTCAATTTATAAAAGGAAGTATATATAGTAGTGTTTTTATACAATTTGGAGTTCAATTCAATTTGgaggctcggctcgattaactcaaagctcgactcggctcggctcgtttgcagccctagtatCTACTTACCCCCtccccccacaaaaaaaaaaaaaaaaaactctatccTAGGAGATTTCGAATAATGTATTTTCCCAGCGTAATAGTGCACttggatagtagattatttgacataatttttttttaaaaaaatatttgtagCATCTTTTTCGATATGATATGTacgagataaaaaaataattaaaaaatatatttataatgcgagcaaataaattttgacaacTAATGCAGTATTCAAACAAATATGTTAAGAGGCTATTCAAGGATTGACTTTCACCGACTTGCTGCCATTTATCACGTTGCTTAGCAAGACTAGATACAAACAATTCTAGATTCATACcctattttgcaaaaattacGCAATGTTAGATGGTCTAACAGAACGTGGCCACATGTTCAATTCTTCCATTTAGTAACTGCTCTTTTTATTTCCAATCATATAAGAATTGGTGGTTAAATTATTTCCATTTTAACCTTGCTTGAAAGTCCCTGAATTACATTTACACCCCTTCAACTTTACTAatcatttcaattttttaagAACTTGCAATCTCCTGCTGATGCAGGGACCAAAAGGGCATTCATGGAATAAAAATCCCATCTCACTCGTGACAATAATATTCTAGCTCGACTTGGActgaattattaccaaaatcTCAAAAGCAAGTGTGGTCAACGAAGTTTTTTAAAATCTCGAGAGTGTTAGTGCTAGTGTCAAAGTCAATCTAGTAACATGACGGGATTTTAAAAGAAGCGAATAATTGGGGTACAGCGTTAATCCCGATATTGATAATTTTAGAGACTTGCTGACCATAGTAAtccatattaaaaaaaaaggctaaaatATATAATGACAAGAAGAGAATCTGGAGAATAGCTTATATAATATAATGGGAAATGGTGGAATTTGATTTCTCAACTggcacatgatacagtgctaaGGCTTGGTGGGGGTGGAGGTTAAGGTTCCAATTGCCAGAATAAGCGGATCTTCTAAAAAATTCAGATAGACGGATGCCGTAGTGCATTCGTTTGGTCCGGTGATAGTTCAATTTTCATATGTTTCCATAGGTCCAGTTGGATCTTTCCTTAgatagattaggatagagtaggaTATAGATAAAATGGCGatgaatgacaaaaaaaaaaaaaaaaaaaaactctcacaTGATACACAGCCAGTCAAAGGTCCCTACACCGATCAAGATTCAAGAAAATGGACCAGTACATTAGTTACACGATGAATGCCTAATTAACATGGTAAGCTAGAATCTTTAggttaacaatttttattttttgtataaaTAGTTACCATGTCCATATTTTCTATAAGAATGTCAAATCTTTAATACTACAGTAGCTATCTTTGATTTATGTTTATTGGTACACGAATTTCAAGTATGTAGTTGAATAAACACCTTGTACTATTAACTTATATGATGTTATTATGCAATGTGAAGATGAATTACTTTTCTCATAGCCATCATGTTAAAGTCAAGTCGGTCAACATAATCTACATAAAAAGTCTAATCCACACTTATTTTTATCTCTACCACAGATGTTACCTTTGTTTGTTAAGGATAATGAAGGTCAATTTTGAGACCTAACTCGGAGCATAAGCCTATAAGGCACTTCCAAACACTCGCACGACTTAACCCTCTCCTGAAGACTAACTAGAAAAAGCCAAAATGTGTGATAGTAACtagcaaaagaaataaaaaaaaaaggaacaattaCATAGAATAGATTGGCATATATGTTAAAACTAAAGAGTTGTTTGAATAggagattatttaaaatattatttagaatgaTTAATTGACCATCATCGATCCCTATTTCTAGGACAGATCCCAAAAACGTGTGTGTGATGAAAATAaatactactccctccgtcccattttgatagttctgttttcctttttcgtctgttccaaattatagtccactttccaattgaagaatgtagttgtattttaattttcctaaaatacccttacttaatgtaagttgttgttactataaacctacctaATTTAATgaaagttgattctttttttaccatcaattcaagttcccataaaattgtactctatttaatgtgagagtattttaggaaaatagcaatctaaattacttttccaataaaattaactactttttcttaaactgtgtgaaaaaagaggGACTATCAAAGTGAGACGGAGGGGGTAATATTTTGCAAATAAGCCTcgatccaaacaaactcaaagTATTTGCATACAGTTTCAAAAGTTGATTGCTGAGTGGGGACGAAAacattaattaaaaataaaaatatttgatcCGTGTGCAAAACTTGGGTTTCATGAGCAAAACCATTCGTGCCACGAAGTCAAAAAAGAGAAGTTGAAGTCCTCGGAAATACCTTAGAATCTTTTTACAGTTGAATTTGTGATTGGCCGGCCGGCACCACACATGGCACCAATTTCGTCCCTAAACGTTTGACAGTCAAACAATCCACAGAGCAATTTTATGAGTTGAAAAGTGAAAACACTTAAATGAGTTGGAAAATGCCAAACCCAATGACTAATACCACATAATTAATACTATGTACACTTGAATACTAGATCAAGTTGTTACTTTTTGGGGGTATGCATGCCAATGAAAACAGCATACCATTGTGAAAGAAGTGCAttctaccccaaaaaaaaaaaaaaaattgtagtcaATTCTCAGCTAACTCGTTACTAGTGCATCAGCAGTGCAAGATAATTTAGTTGGTTCCTATCAAACTCCCCTTtttatacccaaaaaaaaaattcatccaaTTTTATGCACAGTACAATTAATTTAGGAATTTAGAAAGTTCAAATCTTAATCGTtagtccaatctgaattatCAATTTTCTTGAACCAGTCAAATGGGGCAATCAATCCCTTTAAAAACTTATGTcttgaattgcatttttctgaattttttataaaaaaattattataacgatttaatatatatgttgtgaaaagttgattgaaaaatgtgttcacgaaaaCGTAGCAAACTGTCCAAACTTTAAACACGAACATGCAGAGCTTAGTGTATAGCTTATGAAGGTTCTAAGTTGTGCTAAAACAACTAGTTGAAACGTTCTCTTCTATTTTCTTCCCACTTTCCTAATAgtaatagaaaaaatatatataaaggaaACGACCAGGTTAGAATTtagattatatatataaaaagaacaaatttaaatttacgTTCAATTTACATTCATAATTGTGATGTTAGAAAGAGCTTTAGAACAACCAAACCGTTGACTGGTACACCTCAGTCAACCCAACAAGACAGCACAACACACCTACTCTTCTTCCTTGTAACATAAGATAGATTAAGACCCGTTAATGGCGGCTCATCTCCCTTTTGATCCTGTCCTCCTCTCCCTTCCCTTCTCAGTCGATTCAACCCACAAAAAATATCCACCCGGAAACCCAGAAAAATGAATCCAACCCTCCAAGCTGTATTAGCAGCCATGGCTAGTTTCTTCGCAGTAACTGTTCTTTTCGGAGTTCTTATGGTAATCTGCAGAACCAGCTCGAAACGACAGCGCCCTAATCCACCCCGATCTCGGGTCAGAACACTGGATACCCGGCCCAAGGCAGTGCCCACTAACAAACCGGAGTTTTCTTCAATTACTATAGGAGAAACTACAACCTTTGACTCGAGTTTGAACCCGGTTTCCATGGGGGAGCTCCTTCAAGCTACAGCGAACTTCTCTCCGGAGCTCATAGTCGGAGACGGGAGCTTCGGGTTGGTTTATAAAGCTAAGCTCTCCTCCGGTGTCGTTGTCGCCGTCAAGAAACTCGACGCCGATGCATTCCAGGGCTTCCGGGAGTTTCAGGCTGAAATGGAGACCGTGGGAAAGATCCACCACCGGAATATCGTTAAGATTCTCGGGTATTGCTCCACGGGTTCGGAGCGGATTTTAGTGTACGAGTATATCGAGAGGGGAAGTTTGGACCAATGGCTGTATGACACGTCGTGCCCGTCCGAGGATACCGATGACGTGGACGTGGAGCATTCAGTTTTCAGGTTGCCGTTATCTTGGGTAACGAGGATTAAGATTATCAGCGGAATTGCCAGGGGATTGGCTTATATGCATAATTTGGATACACCAATAATACACAGGGATATTAAGGCCAGTAACGTGCTATTAGACGCGAATTTCGAGGCACATATAGCTGACTTTGGATTGGCTAGAAGCATCGAGGGGTCCCACTCGCACGTATCGACTCAGGTGGCCGGCACGATGGGCTACATGCCGCCGGAATACCTTGGCGGCGCGACGACGGCAACGATGATGGGGGACGTTTATAGCTTTGGGGTACTGATGTTGGAAATTGTCACCGGGAGGCGGCCTAGTTTGCCCTTTCCGTGGGAAGATGGAAAGGAGATTAGGTTGATGGAATGGGTTAATACCATGGTGGCGCAAAAGCGGTACATGGAAATGGTGGATGGTAATATCCTAAAGGATGAGCTCAAGGAAAACGAGGTCATAGAAGTTTTTAGAATTGCTAAAATGTGTGCTACTGAGAATGGTAAAACTAGGCCAGCAATAAAGGAAGTTGCCCAAATGTTGGATGGAGTTTCTCCACAAAAATGAGCCCAGTGGCAGCTTGGAGGGGGTTTGATCAGGtgtatgttttcttttttggtatttttgggtTTGCCCTGTCCTAGGTTTAGAACCGCAACCGCAACATGGGAATGTTTGCTTGCGGCAAATTGAGGTGATCATGACAGGGATGTATAGCACACAGCTTATTATGCAACAGAGTGATATAAAGGTTATCAGTACTTGGGCTGAAGAATTCCTCAGCTAAATGATTCAACATAGGAATTTAGAATAGGTCATCAGTACCATAAGTTGTGGTTAGTTTCTAGTTACAGAACCTGGGATGTCACAAATCCCTGTTTTCTGCAATGTGAGGTTCCAACTTCCAACTTCCAAGATCCAAGACTCCTGGAGGTTGAAACTCAAAGTAGTGTTAGGTAAACATGACTTTTTGGCAAAATTTGGTTCCTGTAATGCACAGCAGGAAGTATTTTGTGTAGAACCTCACAGGCGCATCTTGGCATGGAATGGTTCTGGTCACTGATCATTTAGTGACAATTCACGAGAGAGTTTGTGTACTTTCTATCATTAATTAATGTTGTGACGTGCATGTTCTTGATTGGAAATTGGAAGGATTTCACTTCATCATCATGTTGTtgttcttgtcttttgcattaaGGGCCATCATTATGGGTGCAGGGAGGATGTGGGCATTTCAttagtttttccttttctggctTTCCTCGTCCGTGGCATCCTGATTAAGTCAGGAGGCTGCTGGCAAGTAATTCTCCATCCAGAACCTCTCTGTTCATTCCCAAATTGAGATGTTCACTTGCAAATTTACGTTTGTagaattttgtttctttaatGACTGGAAAATTCCTGGTCAGATCCAGACAAATTGGAATATATGGATAGCGGTTTATTGATTGGTTACAGGAATCTCaggttttcttctttctttttttttttttttgaaaaaaagttatttttattaataatgaCAACTAATCCACAATGATGGGATTATAACTAACAGATCAGAATTAAGCAAATTTTATCAGTAACCCTTAAACAGTGGACTATAACATATTAATTAGACTGGTAGGGAGgtaagtataattttttaaatcttaggggagctcagtgaaattgttagaaacttcaggggaggtttctgaaattatccctttaaagTATTTGGGCCATAAAGAGACGAAAAATTCCGCTGAGATGCACCACCAATCGTGTTGACGGAAAAATAGAACTTCAGGTAGGATGATGCGTAATAGTGGCAACGACCGGAAACAATCAGTAGATCCGTTGTagttttatcacagatttgtACCTTAATTAGTACTTCTGTTTCGCCTTCGTCCAGTGCTATTTTCTTGGCTCTGCGCCTTTTAAGTTCACCTTTTCGACGGTCAAAAAAGGATTGCGGTGAAGCGCAATTATTACTTAACCTGGTTGACTTGCTTGGAAGGCGAATTTTTATAAAAACATGTTGGTTGGATGGAATGGGATTTGTCCTCCGCGAACCTGTTTTTAACAGCGCGTCATCATTTCAATGTTTTGAAAgtcggaccgttaattgaattAGCGAGGTGTTTACCGGTTCAATTCTGATtcaacgaaatttttttaaaaataatttatataaaatatatgtacaaaataagacatgcaatggactaatttaaagctttatatgataaaaaatttaatattttcaaagaacTTGGATTTTcacaattaaaaattttaaattataaattgcaacaaatcaatttcatttcaatctcaATTGTATCTACTaaaaaataatcttaaatccaacccaaaaataccacaatattctaaaattatacaaaattcacgtccaTGGGAATTAGACATTGTGagtttaaattattaaatcacgTTTTttggatttagagattgcaacttaaaaaaaaatttgaagtttggagtttggaggaagtcagaaaaaaagaaaatagaaatgcaaacttgataagaggcaaaaaatgagaaaaaagtgAGTAGATGTGACATTTAATAATTAGTTTTTAGGGTTAAGGaaaacctatatatatatatatatatatatttttcaatttaatagacaaaaaacaaaaaaatcgcCAGTTCAACTATTCAATCCGATTCGCACGGTTCTCACTAGTTTTTAAGTTCAATAAACTCGAGGTATGAACCAAATCGAAACTATGATCGATTCGCAATCCGATCGGTCGAACTAACCGGTCCaatccgattttcaaaacaatgTATCATTTACTTTGAATGACTGAATGACACCACTTGCTACCTAAATCaaactaaaatttttctttgtgATTGCCATCTCAACTTGCATCTTAAGTTCCATTTCGCTTCTCTAGCTAATCCCTTGTCAAATTGCAAAGCGTGTCTAGGATTAAAAGCTTACTTGCAAAATTCTACATATCCACATTTTGTTATGCTCCATTATTCAATTATCAAAATGAATAATTGAGCATTTGGTTGATGGAGTGCTCTTCTTTCGACTCAAAATGCCGCCATTTCGACCCGTCCCCGAACTCTAACACTAGACAAATGATGAATCAGTTGAGAAAACATCTACGAGTTTTTGCAGAATAAAGTAAAATGTTATTCAGCTAAAAAAGGAAttaaaactatatatatatatatatatatatatatgtatgtatgtatgtatgtatataggTACATATTAGACCAGAATGACGTGACGCTAAGACACATTAGACCAGACTTAATTGCCCCAAATTCTAGGTTGAATCGAAAATGAGGTGTATTGTCGAAAAGTGAAACCAATTCCAAGGTGTTCCAGAGCTCAGATATCGGTTAGAGAATATTTTAATTggaaaatcatcaaattttgtcTTGGTCAATATTGAATCTTGGCTCAAGATCAATACTAAAAGTAATCAAAATACTAAGATTGGTACTaacaattattaaataattacTAACACTGATTGAAAAAAGGGTCCTTCTTATCTTCTCTTCTGCAAATTCTCAAAATAAACTTGTcatgttcaaaaaaaaaaaaaaaaattttagatggATGGAAATAGATGAAGAAATATTAAATCGTCCCATGTCGCGTTTGGAATTTTGACCTTGGAGATGAggatttttaaaaagaaaacaaatgacCAATAGACAGAAAAGATGAAAAGTGAAAGAAATGAGATGTTTTGTTGAAAATCTCGGAGATGAGGgtctaaaaaaaatgaacattgGACAGATCTTACTATCAAAATACAATCTTCATCCCACTTCCCGCATGGATCTGAATTGCACAGATAAAACCTAGACTTGTGTGGATCGTGAAAGACTAAATACGTTTGTCAAAGTCGAAATAATGCAGTCTTAGACACTAGGGTACATTTATGTTCGCAATATATAATTTTGTtgcaatttttgagaaatataatgGCAATTGACTTGCTTTACATTAAGTCTTGCAAATTTCAAAGCTCAAATGAATATATTTTGTAAGATCCGTGCGGGAAACATATTGATTTCATGTAAAATAGCAATATTTTTAATATGCCTTCTGGATTTCGAAATGTcaaaggagacaaaaaaaaatatttttgtattattttttaatGTGTCCTGAATTGCATCAACTAGAAATATTATAGTTGTGGAAAAAGATCAAAGAAGAGATGCGCCTAAGGCATGGTCCTTTTGGAATAACAAGGTTAAAATTTACCCCAAATATAGATAATAACAAGACATAACTGTATCCAACAGGTCAAGAAGGGACCTGTTCTAATATTAATTGGATTATTTTATATgtcctttttattgttttactcccttcgtcccactttgatagtcctgtttcttttttcacacagtttaagaaaaaatagctAACTTTGTTGGAACAGTAAATTTAAATTGCTTTGTTCCTAAAATACcttcacattaaatatggtacaactttatgagaacttaaattgatggtaaaaaaaggatcaactctcattaaatggggtagattTA
Protein-coding regions in this window:
- the LOC113713680 gene encoding leucine-rich repeat receptor protein kinase EMS1-like — protein: MNPTLQAVLAAMASFFAVTVLFGVLMVICRTSSKRQRPNPPRSRVRTLDTRPKAVPTNKPEFSSITIGETTTFDSSLNPVSMGELLQATANFSPELIVGDGSFGLVYKAKLSSGVVVAVKKLDADAFQGFREFQAEMETVGKIHHRNIVKILGYCSTGSERILVYEYIERGSLDQWLYDTSCPSEDTDDVDVEHSVFRLPLSWVTRIKIISGIARGLAYMHNLDTPIIHRDIKASNVLLDANFEAHIADFGLARSIEGSHSHVSTQVAGTMGYMPPEYLGGATTATMMGDVYSFGVLMLEIVTGRRPSLPFPWEDGKEIRLMEWVNTMVAQKRYMEMVDGNILKDELKENEVIEVFRIAKMCATENGKTRPAIKEVAQMLDGVSPQK